One segment of Panicum virgatum strain AP13 chromosome 3K, P.virgatum_v5, whole genome shotgun sequence DNA contains the following:
- the LOC120699796 gene encoding probable prefoldin subunit 3 isoform X1, with protein sequence MAAAAASTPQGVAERRGIPAAAFVEDVEAYLRQAGLDVNSALAFLQERLQQYKIVEMKLLAQQRDLQAKIPDIEKCLDIVAALQAKKALGEALIADFELSEGIYSRAKIEDTDSVCLWLGANVMLEYSCDEANALLKKNLGNAKASLEVLVADLQFLRDQQTITQVTIARVFNWDVHQRRSKQAVKET encoded by the exons atggcggcggcggcggcgtcgacgccgcagggggtggcggagcgccggggcatcccggcggcggccttcgTCGAGGACGTCGAGGCCTACCTCCGCCAGGCCGGGCTCGACGTCAACTCCGCCCTCGCCTTCCTCCAGGAGAG GCTGCAGCAATACAAAATAGTGGAGATGAAACTTCTGGCACAACAAAGGGATCTTCAG GCTAAAATTCCTGATATTGAGAAGTGCTTGGATATTGTTGCAGCATTACAAGCTAAAAAGGCTTTGGGTGAG GCACTCATTGCTGATTTTGAATTATCTGAGGGGATCTACTCCCGTGCAAAAATTGAGGATACCGACTCTGTGTGCCTTTGGTTGGGAGCAAATGTGATGCTGGAATACTCCTGTGATGAG GCCAATGCCCTCTTGAAAAAGAACTTGGGAAACGCCAAGGCCAGCTTAGAAGTCCTTGTTGCTGATCTTCAGTTCTTGCGAGACCAACAAACCATCACTCAG GTTACAATTGCTCGGGTATTCAACTGGGATGTGCACCAACGGAGAAGCAAGCAGGCTGTAAAAGAAACTTGA